The following coding sequences are from one Vulpes vulpes isolate BD-2025 chromosome 12, VulVul3, whole genome shotgun sequence window:
- the LOC112912214 gene encoding olfactory receptor 2V1, protein MEIWLNRTSIDGFILLGIFSHSQTDFVLFSVVMAVFTVALCGNVLLLFLIYIDPRLHTPMYFFLSQLSLMDLMLVCANVPKMAVNFLSGRKSISFVGCGIQIGFFVSLVGSEGLLLGLMAYDRYVAISHPLHYPILMSQKVCLRFAGSSWAFGILDGIIQMVAAMSLPYCGSRIVDHFFCEVPALLKLACTDTSLFDTLLFACCVFMLLLPFSIIVASYAHILRAVLHMCSAQARKKALATCSSHLTTVSLFYGAAMFIYLRPRRYRAPSHDKAVSVFYTVLTPMLNPLIYSLRNQEVMGALRKGLDHCRIGSQH, encoded by the coding sequence ATGGAGATATGGTTGAACCGAACATCTATAGATGGCTTCATCCTCTTGGGCATCTTTTCACATAGCCAGACTGATTTTGTCCTATTCTCTGTGGTTATGGCGGTCTTCACAGTGGCCCTCTGTGGGAatgttctcctcctcttcctcatctacATAGATCCTCGGCTTCACACAcccatgtatttcttcctcaGTCAGCTCTCTCTCATGGACCTCATGTTGGTCTGTGCAAATGTGCCAAAGATGGCGGTCAACTTCCTGTCTGGCAGGAAGTCCATCTCCTTTGTGGGTTGTGGCATACAAATTGGATTTTTTGTCTCTCTTGTAGGATCTGAGGGGCTCTTGCTGGGGCTCATGGCTTATGATCGCTATGTGGCCATTAGCCACCCACTTCACTATCCTATCCTCATGAGTCAGAAGGTCTGTCTCAGGTTTGCTGGGAGTTCCTGGGCCTTTGGGATACTAGATGGAATTATCCAGATGGTGGCAGCCATGAGCTTACCTTACTGTGGCTCAAGGATTGTGGATCATTTCTTCTGTGAGGTGCCAGCTTTATTAAAACTGGCCTGTACAGACACATCCCTTTTTGACACTCTTCTCTTTGCTTGCTGTGTCTTTATGCTGCTTCTTCCCTTCTCCATTATTGTGGCCTCCTATGCCCATATCCTGAGGGCTGTGCTCCACATGTGCTCTGCTCAGGCCCGTAAAAAGGCCCTGGCCACCTGTTCCTCCCACCTGACAACTGTCTCCCTCTTCTATGGGGCAGCCATGTTCATCTACCTGAGGCCTCGGCGCTACCGGGCCCCTAGTCATGACAAGGCGGTCTCTGTCTTCTACACAGTCCTTACTCCTATGCTCAACCCCCTCATTTATAGCTTAAGAAACCAAGAAGTGATGGGGGCCCTGAGGAAGGGGTTGGACCATTGCAGGATTGGCAGCCAGCACTGA